A portion of the Stigmatella aurantiaca DW4/3-1 genome contains these proteins:
- a CDS encoding serine hydrolase, which translates to MSSLCSRRLAALTCFSVLFFAACGGPSEGTEALSENEWAQRKDAALGEALNTTPTAWWWAYGQTVDQVSALVSDNGARIVSLQVEQASPLRLTVATVKNTGSHAKGWWWYVGLTSSQLSSVLSTQGARLISLDAYEVSGQTYFAAVMIPNTGADAKGWWWYSGVTPAQLSTYLTQNSARLVDLRSYDTSAGTRYVAVMVSNTGADAKGWWWYYGITGSQLSTALSQNQAFLTSIEPADASGSTFNVIMEQSPGVAWWWYYGVTASQLSARLSQNGARLLDVKTYTSGGVRKFAAILVNNSNAATTRIGELMRDGTDGVTGHYLKQVGGSVQAGLQEGFVFEPASSIKALIALHAMREVDAGRATLNQLVNLYAPTANSSCPSNTITGTETLGNAIYQMLEFSDNQRTKAVINAFGFTAINQTALTVGMASTRLNHYPGCGGPVANALTLDDAGVMYEGIANGSLLTASSRTALYQRMPELAGDFTGIRSKLMTLVDQEAAGFSLSAQEIGQYKSRLITHYKAGGYTLCNGGCLEYLSVAGSAEVPRCTSGLVTNQRYVWGIFIQGASNATAASNTFNSAKVEPLREPIRAALATWATCSP; encoded by the coding sequence ATGTCATCCTTGTGCTCGCGGCGGCTCGCCGCATTGACCTGCTTCAGCGTCCTTTTTTTCGCCGCTTGTGGTGGCCCCTCCGAGGGCACCGAGGCCCTCTCAGAAAATGAGTGGGCCCAACGGAAGGACGCGGCCCTCGGTGAGGCGCTGAACACCACCCCCACGGCCTGGTGGTGGGCCTATGGCCAGACGGTTGATCAGGTCTCCGCCCTGGTCAGCGATAACGGAGCGCGCATCGTCAGCTTGCAAGTGGAGCAGGCCTCGCCGTTGCGGCTCACCGTGGCCACCGTCAAGAACACGGGCAGCCATGCCAAGGGCTGGTGGTGGTACGTCGGATTGACCAGCAGCCAACTTTCCTCGGTGCTCAGCACCCAGGGGGCGCGCCTCATCAGCCTGGATGCCTACGAGGTGAGTGGCCAGACGTATTTCGCGGCGGTGATGATCCCCAATACAGGGGCCGATGCGAAGGGCTGGTGGTGGTACTCCGGTGTCACCCCGGCGCAGCTCTCGACCTACCTGACGCAGAACAGCGCGCGGCTGGTGGACTTGCGCAGCTATGACACCAGCGCTGGCACCCGCTACGTGGCGGTGATGGTGTCCAACACGGGAGCCGACGCGAAGGGGTGGTGGTGGTACTACGGCATCACTGGCAGCCAGCTCTCCACGGCCCTGTCGCAGAACCAGGCGTTCCTGACGAGCATCGAGCCCGCGGACGCCAGCGGCTCCACGTTCAACGTCATCATGGAGCAAAGCCCGGGCGTCGCCTGGTGGTGGTACTACGGCGTGACGGCCTCGCAGCTCAGTGCTCGCCTGAGCCAGAATGGGGCACGGCTGCTGGATGTGAAGACGTACACCTCGGGGGGTGTGCGCAAGTTCGCGGCCATCCTGGTCAACAACTCGAACGCGGCCACCACGCGCATTGGCGAGCTGATGCGGGATGGGACGGACGGCGTCACGGGCCACTACTTGAAGCAGGTGGGGGGCTCCGTGCAGGCAGGCCTCCAGGAGGGTTTCGTCTTCGAACCCGCAAGCAGCATCAAGGCGCTCATTGCCTTGCACGCCATGCGCGAGGTGGACGCGGGCCGTGCCACCTTGAATCAGCTCGTCAATCTCTACGCGCCGACGGCGAACAGCAGTTGCCCCTCCAATACCATCACGGGCACGGAGACGCTGGGGAACGCCATCTACCAGATGCTGGAGTTCTCCGATAACCAGCGCACCAAAGCAGTCATCAATGCGTTTGGGTTCACCGCCATCAACCAGACGGCGCTCACCGTGGGCATGGCCTCCACGCGCCTCAACCACTACCCCGGTTGTGGCGGCCCCGTGGCGAACGCGCTCACGCTGGACGACGCCGGAGTGATGTACGAGGGCATCGCCAATGGCAGCCTGTTGACGGCCTCCAGCCGCACCGCGCTTTACCAGCGCATGCCAGAGCTGGCGGGCGATTTCACGGGCATCCGCAGCAAGCTGATGACGTTGGTGGATCAGGAGGCGGCGGGCTTCAGTCTGAGCGCTCAAGAGATTGGCCAATACAAGAGCCGCCTGATCACCCACTACAAGGCAGGGGGCTATACCCTGTGCAATGGGGGGTGCCTCGAGTATCTGTCCGTGGCGGGCTCGGCCGAGGTTCCGCGGTGCACCAGCGGCCTGGTGACGAACCAGCGTTACGTGTGGGGCATCTTCATCCAAGGCGCCAGCAACGCGACCGCGGCGAGCAACACCTTCAATAGCGCCAAGGTCGAACCGCTGCGCGAGCCCATCCGCGCGGCCCTCGCGACCTGGGCCACCTGCTCCCCGTAG
- the cutA gene encoding divalent-cation tolerance protein CutA, whose translation MTDVILVLVTCPTAEVASTIARTLVEETWVACGNILPAIRSIYRWQGQVQDEPECLLMLKTRSELFEQVRERLLALHPYEVPEMLALRPEAGHRAYLDWVLGMTKAPGTDGRSTP comes from the coding sequence ATGACTGACGTGATTCTGGTGCTCGTCACGTGCCCCACCGCGGAGGTGGCCAGCACCATCGCCCGTACACTGGTGGAGGAGACGTGGGTGGCATGCGGCAACATTCTGCCTGCCATCCGTTCCATCTACCGGTGGCAGGGACAGGTGCAGGATGAACCGGAATGCCTGCTGATGCTGAAGACGCGCTCGGAATTGTTCGAGCAGGTGCGGGAACGTCTGCTGGCCCTGCATCCCTACGAAGTCCCCGAAATGCTCGCGCTCCGGCCGGAAGCAGGTCATCGCGCCTACCTCGATTGGGTTCTTGGCATGACGAAGGCACCGGGTACGGATGGGCGTTCCACGCCTTAG
- a CDS encoding ArsA family ATPase, whose product MYGMTVDQVVVNRILPATKHLEQWNLAQNAYVEQIQDYFEPLPVARLPLFEQEVVGQERLGALADKLFQGKDPTGRYVTAPPYQFTKKPGGRYGLSIRMPGAGREEIVLDRQGDDLIVRVGSFRRHIMLPRSVVPLQAVDAVLEKGTLKVDFARP is encoded by the coding sequence ATGTACGGCATGACGGTGGACCAGGTCGTGGTCAACCGCATCCTGCCCGCCACCAAGCACCTGGAGCAGTGGAACCTGGCGCAGAATGCCTACGTCGAGCAGATCCAGGACTACTTCGAGCCACTTCCCGTGGCCCGGCTGCCCCTGTTCGAGCAGGAGGTCGTGGGCCAGGAGCGGTTGGGAGCGCTGGCCGACAAGCTCTTCCAGGGCAAAGACCCCACCGGGCGGTATGTCACCGCGCCGCCCTACCAGTTCACCAAGAAGCCGGGGGGACGCTACGGGTTGAGCATCCGCATGCCGGGCGCGGGCCGCGAGGAGATCGTCCTCGACCGTCAGGGCGATGACCTCATCGTCCGCGTGGGCAGCTTCCGGCGGCACATCATGCTGCCCCGCTCGGTCGTACCGCTTCAGGCCGTGGATGCCGTCCTGGAGAAGGGGACGCTGAAGGTCGATTTCGCACGCCCCTGA
- a CDS encoding phthiocerol/phthiodiolone dimycocerosyl transferase family protein yields the protein MERVLGPTEQVFYKVRQLRPFNVVITARVSGQVTETRVREALPVVRHRHPLLQANILAESPPRFSRSTVPEMPLEVVPREHADSWLEQVNKQINLPFDATQGPLARFVLVQGENHSELICGYDHLIGDALSGCFALRDLLRAMAPSGGRPPELPARPAYEALIGPPLPGTHVLNKVVSRTSSTLLRVSPALNRLSARLSASSTPPPPADKVRSGFVYRRLVPEQTERLLALCREQGSSLHGLLGAALTLARAETLSSDKASVITLTSALDARERFEVGEDFGLFTTGKTHLLRIRKQEEVWGLSRKLRAPLVAARKSATHLKLFRSAIEMSSRTVDLAAQPWMQRATQLGLDSMLGLTNLGRLNLDARYGDLGLEGINFSGSVASHFDIVLAAATFAQRMDISFLYNPPLMAPELAERIASRTCEVLAEAAR from the coding sequence ATGGAACGCGTCCTCGGACCCACCGAGCAGGTCTTCTACAAGGTGCGGCAACTGCGCCCCTTCAACGTCGTGATCACCGCCCGGGTCTCGGGCCAGGTGACCGAGACCCGGGTCCGCGAGGCGCTTCCGGTCGTACGGCACAGACACCCTCTGCTCCAAGCAAACATCCTCGCGGAGTCCCCTCCCCGCTTCTCCCGCAGCACTGTGCCCGAAATGCCCCTCGAGGTCGTACCGCGCGAGCACGCGGACTCCTGGCTCGAGCAGGTGAACAAGCAGATCAACCTGCCCTTCGACGCCACCCAAGGCCCTCTGGCTCGGTTTGTCCTTGTGCAGGGTGAAAACCACTCAGAGCTGATCTGCGGGTATGACCACCTCATTGGCGATGCGCTGTCGGGCTGTTTCGCCTTGAGGGACCTGCTTCGCGCCATGGCGCCCAGTGGCGGGCGTCCGCCGGAGCTCCCCGCGCGGCCCGCCTACGAGGCCCTGATCGGGCCTCCGCTGCCAGGGACCCACGTGCTGAACAAGGTGGTCTCCCGGACCTCGTCCACGCTCCTGCGCGTGTCCCCGGCGCTCAACCGGCTCTCCGCCCGGCTCAGCGCCTCGTCCACGCCGCCGCCCCCCGCCGACAAGGTGCGCTCGGGCTTTGTCTACCGCCGCCTGGTCCCAGAGCAGACCGAGCGGCTGCTGGCCCTCTGCCGTGAACAGGGCTCCTCCCTGCATGGACTCCTGGGCGCCGCGCTGACACTGGCGAGGGCCGAGACGTTGTCCTCGGACAAGGCCTCCGTCATCACCCTCACCTCCGCCCTGGACGCCCGGGAGCGCTTCGAGGTGGGCGAGGACTTCGGCCTGTTCACCACCGGCAAGACGCACCTCTTGCGCATCCGCAAGCAAGAGGAGGTCTGGGGCCTGTCACGCAAGCTCCGTGCGCCCCTCGTCGCCGCGCGCAAGAGTGCGACGCACTTGAAGCTGTTCCGCTCGGCCATCGAGATGTCCTCGCGCACGGTGGACCTGGCGGCCCAGCCCTGGATGCAACGCGCCACCCAGCTGGGACTGGACTCCATGCTCGGATTGACCAACCTCGGCCGTCTGAACCTGGACGCCCGGTATGGCGACCTGGGCCTGGAGGGCATCAACTTCTCGGGGTCGGTGGCGTCCCACTTCGACATTGTCCTGGCGGCGGCGACCTTCGCCCAGCGCATGGACATCAGCTTCCTCTACAACCCTCCTCTGATGGCCCCTGAGCTGGCGGAGCGCATCGCCTCCCGCACCTGTGAGGTGCTCGCCGAGGCGGCGCGCTAG
- a CDS encoding NAD(P)-binding protein produces the protein MHPPVEKIAILGGGMASLSAAFALTHSPALRERYEITVYQDGWLLGGKGASVRNREAHGRIEEHGLHVWLGYYENAFTLLRRCYEELGRPPGAAMRTLRDAFIKHGAIAVGEQTARGWEHWSVSFPETDEWPGEGRPLPSITESIRAAALQVLRYALVWWKQRQGVRPEFDGVAQQLRGLLKRMLSPRSSQPGGIPARELADGLSSLLDRLRALARGDFEADAHLRRMWIVLEFGAITVIGILRDGLHGPSANFEALDEVEYCDWLRKHGASERMVSSGLIRAFYHLAFCDGAGAGAGLAILGMLRMFTCYRGAIFYKMRAGMGETVFAPLYEVLRRRGVRFEFFHRVQRLELSTDQARIERVVIGRQATPRSGEYQPLIDVGGLPCWPEQPLYNQLVEGEALARHGAALASFWSQWPPVEQRTLHLGTDFHRVLLGISAGALPFIASELIAASPRWQHMVKNVQTVRTVSLQLWVNAPIGPLATSVDAPVTTAYQVPLETWADMSHLIPIEGWKKSSGVQGILYACGQLGHGSDPVSESDPRAYDRAALEETARRFLQEHLSHIWPGGADARGGLQWERLFDPQGRTGPERLRAQYLRVNADPSDRYVLSVPGSQKHRIAPDASGFENLVLAGDWTRTGYDLGCIEAAVMSGLMAARALGAPVSIIGEVPRRHIEPRITLPRYVDRPGEMSLRSPYVMEDVWMTALVLQAQQASLGALLDKYLNAPARGHVRYVPAAPFVVLAAAFSGRSFSGDPEHRRLGYMPETDVAFWVPAWAMRSGKGGLIPERLVWFLPHVFVSTGAAAAAGREIYGFPKSVVGVQMSRSGQALDHLSVEGEVLAQHTPETCGTRARILEVTRREGGTGAPSSIAELLGGITRPLDASGAWASSLANKFAVSEVTIAFLKQFRDVQHTERACYQAIIEAKATVRTLRGQGPIPGTFHVSWGDYASHPFAADLGLQPGGQQALAAIWADFDFVMESGREIFRAS, from the coding sequence ATGCATCCACCTGTGGAGAAGATCGCCATCCTCGGAGGAGGCATGGCCTCGCTCTCAGCCGCCTTCGCGCTCACCCACTCCCCTGCACTTCGCGAACGCTATGAGATCACCGTCTACCAGGACGGGTGGCTGCTCGGCGGCAAGGGGGCGAGCGTCCGCAACCGGGAGGCGCATGGCCGCATCGAGGAGCATGGCCTTCACGTCTGGCTCGGGTATTACGAGAATGCCTTCACGCTGCTGCGCCGCTGCTACGAGGAACTGGGCCGTCCTCCCGGCGCCGCGATGCGCACGCTGCGGGACGCCTTCATCAAGCATGGCGCCATCGCCGTCGGAGAGCAGACGGCGCGCGGGTGGGAGCACTGGAGCGTCTCCTTCCCCGAGACGGACGAATGGCCGGGTGAAGGGCGGCCGTTGCCCAGCATCACGGAGTCCATCCGCGCCGCGGCGTTGCAGGTGCTCCGGTACGCCCTCGTCTGGTGGAAACAGCGGCAGGGCGTCCGGCCTGAATTCGACGGCGTGGCCCAGCAACTCCGCGGCCTGCTCAAGCGCATGCTTTCACCGCGAAGCTCCCAGCCCGGTGGCATCCCGGCACGAGAACTCGCCGACGGCCTCTCGTCGCTGCTCGATCGGCTCCGGGCCCTGGCCCGAGGCGACTTCGAGGCCGACGCCCACCTGCGCCGGATGTGGATCGTCCTCGAGTTCGGCGCGATCACCGTGATTGGCATTCTGCGCGACGGCCTCCATGGGCCCAGCGCCAACTTCGAGGCGCTCGACGAGGTGGAGTACTGCGATTGGCTCCGCAAGCACGGGGCCTCCGAACGCATGGTATCGAGCGGGCTGATCCGCGCCTTCTACCACCTCGCCTTCTGCGACGGTGCCGGGGCTGGCGCGGGACTCGCCATTCTCGGAATGCTGCGCATGTTCACGTGCTACCGCGGTGCCATCTTCTACAAGATGCGCGCGGGCATGGGCGAGACCGTCTTCGCGCCCCTGTACGAGGTGCTTCGGCGGCGCGGCGTCCGATTCGAGTTCTTCCACCGGGTGCAACGGCTCGAACTCTCCACCGATCAGGCGCGCATCGAACGCGTCGTCATCGGACGGCAGGCGACCCCCCGTTCTGGCGAGTATCAACCCCTCATCGATGTGGGTGGGCTGCCGTGCTGGCCCGAACAGCCGCTCTACAACCAGCTTGTCGAGGGCGAGGCGCTCGCCCGTCACGGCGCGGCGCTCGCTTCTTTTTGGAGCCAATGGCCTCCCGTCGAGCAACGCACGCTGCACCTGGGCACGGACTTCCATCGTGTCTTGCTGGGGATCTCCGCGGGGGCGCTCCCCTTCATCGCCTCCGAACTCATCGCGGCGAGCCCTCGCTGGCAACACATGGTCAAGAACGTCCAGACGGTCCGCACGGTGTCCCTCCAGCTCTGGGTGAACGCGCCCATCGGACCGCTCGCCACGAGCGTGGACGCGCCCGTCACGACCGCCTACCAGGTGCCGCTCGAGACCTGGGCGGACATGTCGCACCTCATCCCGATCGAGGGCTGGAAGAAGTCCAGCGGCGTCCAAGGCATCCTCTATGCCTGCGGCCAACTCGGCCACGGCAGCGATCCCGTCTCGGAGAGCGATCCTCGCGCCTACGACCGCGCCGCACTGGAGGAGACCGCTCGCCGCTTCCTCCAAGAGCACCTCTCGCACATCTGGCCGGGCGGCGCGGATGCTCGCGGTGGCTTGCAGTGGGAGAGGCTCTTCGATCCGCAAGGGCGCACCGGACCCGAGCGCCTTCGCGCCCAATACCTGCGTGTCAACGCGGACCCTTCGGATCGCTACGTGCTGTCAGTGCCAGGCTCGCAGAAGCACCGCATCGCGCCCGATGCGTCAGGGTTCGAGAATCTCGTGCTGGCGGGCGACTGGACCCGGACCGGTTACGATCTCGGCTGCATCGAGGCGGCGGTGATGTCCGGCCTGATGGCGGCGCGAGCGCTCGGTGCACCGGTCTCCATCATTGGCGAGGTTCCGCGGCGGCACATCGAGCCCAGAATCACACTGCCTCGCTACGTCGACCGTCCTGGCGAGATGTCACTGCGCTCGCCTTACGTGATGGAAGACGTCTGGATGACCGCGCTCGTGTTACAGGCCCAGCAGGCCTCCCTCGGGGCGCTGCTCGACAAGTACTTGAACGCTCCCGCCCGAGGGCACGTCCGATACGTGCCAGCAGCGCCCTTCGTCGTGCTCGCCGCTGCTTTTTCTGGGCGCTCCTTCTCCGGCGACCCCGAGCATCGGCGCCTCGGCTACATGCCCGAAACGGATGTGGCCTTCTGGGTCCCGGCCTGGGCCATGCGCTCCGGCAAGGGAGGGCTGATCCCCGAGCGGCTGGTCTGGTTCCTGCCGCACGTCTTCGTTTCGACCGGCGCCGCAGCAGCCGCAGGAAGGGAGATCTACGGCTTCCCCAAGAGTGTGGTGGGTGTCCAGATGAGCCGCTCGGGACAGGCGCTGGATCACCTCTCGGTGGAGGGCGAAGTCCTCGCCCAACACACCCCCGAGACCTGCGGCACGAGGGCGCGCATCCTGGAGGTGACACGGCGCGAGGGGGGGACGGGTGCGCCGAGCTCCATTGCTGAGCTGCTCGGCGGTATCACCCGGCCACTCGATGCTTCTGGAGCATGGGCGTCATCGCTCGCGAACAAGTTCGCCGTGAGCGAAGTCACCATCGCCTTCTTGAAGCAGTTCCGCGACGTTCAGCACACCGAGCGCGCCTGCTATCAAGCCATCATCGAGGCCAAGGCCACCGTGCGGACCCTGCGTGGGCAGGGTCCCATTCCTGGCACCTTCCATGTGAGCTGGGGCGATTACGCGAGCCACCCCTTCGCAGCCGATCTGGGCCTCCAACCTGGAGGGCAGCAGGCCCTGGCGGCCATCTGGGCCGACTTTGATTTCGTCATGGAGTCTGGACGCGAGATCTTCCGTGCCAGCTGA
- a CDS encoding ornithine cyclodeaminase family protein encodes MLSTRVLGEQELRRLVGIVGLHALMDETIAALGRTVTEFDPSHTELRKRDGFQYQHPHPGVLEWMPVMKVGRQVVVKLVGYNPANVEGLGLPTILSSISLYDVNTGHLRALCDGTFPTALRTGAASAVASRLLARPDSEVLGLVGCGAQAVTQAHALSRLFPLKRVLVYDRRPETARGFARRVDFLGLEVEAVRLEDVEREADILCTATSVEVGAGPVLSGTRLKSHVHINAVGSDLPGKTELPLEFLRRAVVCPDYLPQALVEGECQQLQPGDIGPTLFELARDPTQGRQYHGRPTVFDSTGFALEDQVVLEVLLEHAQSLGIGRTFQLESLADDPRDPYSFLRPEGLLPEAIRIDAPPQVSACES; translated from the coding sequence ATGTTGAGCACGAGGGTCCTGGGAGAACAGGAGCTGCGGCGGCTCGTGGGCATCGTGGGCTTGCACGCCCTGATGGACGAGACGATCGCCGCGCTGGGGCGCACGGTGACGGAGTTCGACCCCTCGCACACGGAGCTGCGCAAGCGCGATGGCTTCCAGTACCAGCACCCCCACCCGGGCGTGCTCGAGTGGATGCCGGTGATGAAGGTCGGCCGCCAGGTGGTGGTCAAGCTGGTGGGCTACAACCCGGCCAATGTGGAGGGGTTGGGGCTGCCCACCATTCTTTCGTCCATCAGCCTCTATGATGTGAACACCGGGCACCTGCGCGCCCTGTGCGACGGGACCTTTCCCACGGCCCTGCGCACCGGCGCGGCCTCGGCCGTGGCGAGCCGGCTGCTGGCCCGTCCGGACAGCGAGGTGTTGGGACTGGTGGGCTGCGGGGCCCAGGCGGTGACCCAGGCCCATGCCCTCTCCCGCCTCTTTCCCCTCAAGCGGGTGCTCGTCTACGACCGGCGTCCCGAGACCGCGCGTGGCTTTGCCCGGCGCGTGGATTTCCTGGGCCTGGAAGTGGAAGCTGTCCGCCTGGAAGACGTGGAGCGCGAGGCGGACATCCTCTGCACCGCCACCTCCGTGGAAGTGGGGGCGGGACCGGTCCTCTCCGGCACGCGGCTCAAGTCCCACGTCCACATCAACGCCGTGGGCTCGGATCTGCCGGGAAAGACCGAGCTGCCCCTCGAGTTCCTGCGGCGTGCCGTTGTCTGTCCGGATTACTTGCCCCAGGCGTTGGTGGAAGGCGAATGCCAGCAACTGCAGCCCGGAGACATTGGCCCCACCCTCTTCGAGCTGGCCCGTGACCCCACGCAGGGGCGGCAGTACCACGGCCGCCCCACGGTGTTCGACTCCACGGGGTTCGCCCTGGAGGACCAGGTCGTGCTCGAGGTGCTGTTGGAACACGCGCAGAGCTTGGGCATTGGCCGGACGTTTCAGTTGGAGTCCCTGGCGGATGATCCGCGCGACCCGTACAGCTTTCTTCGCCCGGAAGGTCTGCTCCCGGAAGCCATTCGAATTGACGCTCCCCCTCAGGTGTCCGCATGCGAATCGTAA
- a CDS encoding KR domain-containing protein, with amino-acid sequence MSSLLGALGQVDYAAVSAFLDAYAESKRGLPGRRTVSIDWDRWLEVGAAMRRGLGLTPGQPGAMGLRRTAPGVYTARWRAESAWWLDEHRLDGVATLPGVAYLELVRAALELEHGPAPLESLGPRCQELFPPRSMRCQQYQQLDGKRVDPNADGGVKRAGHRGAHARA; translated from the coding sequence TTGAGCTCGCTCCTGGGAGCCCTGGGCCAGGTGGACTACGCCGCCGTGAGTGCCTTCCTGGACGCGTATGCCGAGTCGAAGCGGGGCCTGCCAGGCCGCCGCACGGTGTCCATCGATTGGGATCGCTGGCTGGAGGTAGGCGCGGCCATGCGCCGGGGCCTCGGACTCACCCCTGGACAACCGGGGGCCATGGGTCTGCGGCGCACGGCGCCGGGCGTGTACACGGCACGCTGGCGGGCCGAGAGCGCGTGGTGGTTGGACGAGCACCGCTTGGACGGCGTGGCCACGTTGCCAGGCGTCGCCTACCTGGAGCTGGTCCGCGCCGCGCTGGAACTCGAACATGGGCCCGCGCCGCTGGAATCCCTTGGCCCACGGTGCCAGGAACTTTTCCCCCCACGCTCAATGCGCTGCCAACAGTACCAACAGCTCGATGGGAAGCGAGTTGATCCCAATGCCGATGGAGGCGTGAAGAGGGCTGGCCACCGAGGAGCCCATGCCCGTGCGTAG